A genomic window from Pecten maximus chromosome 2, xPecMax1.1, whole genome shotgun sequence includes:
- the LOC117322101 gene encoding uncharacterized protein LOC117322101: protein MSEKESLEEIIDSHPAPPAKEPASNDAFQALGLFTTYLDERLKSLREDIRDEQVLSANSFKRLKKEREVKFKFNGNQKQFEFNTEVLDELELAEKAVHKSDANSTLLSLSKIKTLIHKRNKLIRIADKSSCGWDTVKEYESDELASDSEDEKKIRQAEFRAQRKKRVQKKSTPAAATGGPPGKLYGSQSIGGNHSGAFRGSPQFHQHSRFHRGGTWPQFGGRGRGSPAPTDLCHACGGVGHWRANCPKITDSAGK, encoded by the coding sequence ATGTCTGAGAAGGAAAGTTTAGAGGAAATCATTGATTCTCATCCTGCTCCTCCAGCAAAGGAACCAGCCAGCAATGACGCTTTCCAGGCATTAGGCTTATTCACTACTTACCTGGATGAAAGACTAAAAAGTCTCCGTGAAGATATACGAGATGAGCAGGTCCTATCTGCTAATTCTTTCAAACGGTTGAAAAAGGAAAGAGAGGTAAAGTTCAAGTTTAATGGTAACCAGAAGCAATTTGAGTTTAACACAGAAGTGCTTGACGAACTTGAACTAGCAGAGAAAGCTGTTCATAAAAGTGACGCAAACTCTACTTTGTTAAGCCTGTCGAAAATCAAGACTCTTATTCATAAAAGAAACAAACTCATTCGTATTGCTGACAAATCTTCCTGTGGTTGGGATACCGTGAAGGAGTATGAAAGTGACGAGCTCGCAAGTGATTCCGAAGATGAAAAGAAAATCCGTCAGGCGGAATTTCGGGCACAACGCAAAAAACGAGTCCAAAAGAAATCTACTCCAGCAGCCGCGACTGGTGGACCCCCCGGGAAACTGTATGGCTCTCAAAGTATTGGCGGTAATCATTCTGGTGCTTTTCGTGGCTCCCCTCAGTTTCACCAGCATTCCAGGTTTCATCGCGGAGGGACCTGGCCTCAGTTCGGCGGTAGGGGGCGTGGCAGCCCCGCCCCCACAGACTTGTGCCATGCCTGTGGAGGAGTTGGACATTGGAGAGCAAATTGCCCAAAGATCACGGATTCAGCCGGAAAATGA
- the LOC117322102 gene encoding three-prime repair exonuclease 1-like, with protein sequence MMAHLRSKATETSDQRDISEEISTFVFLGLTGSAVLPLNPSILEISLLPIERSDILLLAGQGLPRSLNRLTMTFKPHRSPIPIRVMQNTELLDSSVEHSQVICAEDVAIIEKFIERLPGPVCLISYSANIYDYRVIKNELNKLNRNISRDGLFCTSLRKAVCELRPELISHELNDVYRELCNGEEPDSTESAEGTVRMLTEIVSHLPGVIGWMDLHNELF encoded by the exons ATGATGGCACATTTGAGAAGTAAAGCGACAGAAACGTCTGATCAACGTGACATTTCTGAGGAAATTTCGACATTTGTATTTCTCGGTCTAACTGGCAGTGCCGTTCTTCCATTGAACCCCAGCATCCTGGAGATCAGTTTACTGCCGATCGAGCGGTCAGATATTCTTCTGCTGGCCGGACAAGGGCTCCCAAGGTCACTCAATAGACTGACCATGACCTTCAAACCCCATAGGTCACCGATACCTATAAGAGTCATGCAAAACACAG AGTTACTGGACAGTTCTGTTGAGCACAGTCAAGTTATTTGTGCCGAAGACGTAGCAATCATAGAAAAATTTATCGAACGTCTTCCCGGGCCAGTTTGTCTGATTTCGTATTCAGCAAACATATACGATTATAGGGTCATCAAAAATGAACTTAACAAACTAAATCGGAACATTAGCAGAGATGGGCTTTTTTGTACAAGTCTGCGTAAAGCCGTTTGTGAACTGCGGCCGGAACTAATCTCTCATGAACTAAATGATGTATATAGAGAATTGTGCAACGGGGAGGAACCAGATTCAACAGAATCGGCGGAGGGGACAGTGCGTATGCTCACGGAGATTGTTTCTCACCTACCCGGGGTTATAGGATGGATGGATCTACACAACGAGTTATTTTAA